A DNA window from Doryrhamphus excisus isolate RoL2022-K1 chromosome 2, RoL_Dexc_1.0, whole genome shotgun sequence contains the following coding sequences:
- the inpp5f gene encoding phosphatidylinositide phosphatase SAC2 isoform X1, producing MELFQAKDDYILQSGDCALWCSRKDGTMKIRPATDLLLAWNPVCLGLVEGIIGKIQLHTDLPLGLVLIRQKALVGCLPGNHKVYKIIKIAVIPLSDEEPLELELEFCKKHHFGIDKSEKLVQSPDESKLMKTLSQIKSNVAVPIKKKYSPAFQVKENKEKERIERRLLDELYKIFVDSDSFYYSPTYDLTNSVQRQGDLHQSNLPLWKQVDDRFFWNKHMIQDVIDLQIPEVDLWVIPIIQGFVQVEELVVNYDTSDDERSSPETPPQEVTCVDDIHPRFTVALISRRSRHRAGMRYKRRGVDTDGHVANYVETEQLIHVHSHTLSFVQTRGSVPVFWSQAGYRYNPRPRLEKEEKETMVYFASHFEEQLKLYKKQVIINLVDQSGREKLIGDAYLKQVLLYNNPKLTYVSFDFHEHCRGMKFENVQILTDAISDIISDMKWAWVDQAGVICKQEGIFRVNCMDCLDRTNVVQAAIARVVMEQQLKKLGVMPPEQPLPLKCYRIYQIMWANNGDTISRQYAGTAALKGDFTRTGERKLAGVMKDGVNSANRYYLNRFRDAYRQAVIDLMMGLPVTEDLYSIFSKEKEHEEKEKESQRGAQEQVSLLLQTYMQLLLPDDERFHGGWALINCDMSLIDASNKDVDVLLLLSDKAYYIAFYDEEMDKVNQYQRLNLEGLEKIEIGPEPTLFGKPKFCCMRLHYRNEETSGYFHTLRAATRNPEDDGKDTLQCIAEMLRITKQAGGLDLLVVEKKLERRQTRPHEDIMGIQNKTCDQVQGSSGLAQGKSFLLNKFSSLNQKVKQTKTSVNIGPFKPLGKLGNFSKPDVKVNFLKPTMHVNLWKSDSSLETSDGNPGTGTFKDVGNVNYDLSDDSDSYNSDPEHPCAGSFENADYVLPSCGIVASNTRLGSRSQSIGSVELSIPTVIQVSDCEGHEVSEDKSPGAASVAEEAILIDFGTPIDAYCHQFVQDAQTKPVEVFGERPSASAHPVKPLVPVQNPSPADPKQPSTKQEEPHLPRPSQLDVQSTTSASSLLTVQRPTSAVSGGSQRSLGSQLEGSLGPSPADSNGSRVVSPFAKIKSSMVQVASLTQAGLTQGINFAVAKVQKSPDPDTVSEVQESELKAMFTQCQTRIIQI from the exons ATGGAGCTGTTCCAAGCCAAGGACGATTATATTCTTCAGAGCGGGGACTGTGCTCTGTGGTGTAGCCGAAAAGACGGTACCATGAAGATCAGACCTG CAACAGACCTGCTTCTCGCTTGGAACCCAGTCTGTTTAGGTCTGGTGGAAGGTATTATAGGAAAGATCCAGCTTCACACAG ATCTTCCTCTTGGCCTTGTCTTAATCAGACAGAAAGCACTTGTTGGTTGTTTGCCAGGCAACCACAAAGTCTACAAAATCATCAAGATAGCAGTCATTCCACTGTCTGATGAGGAGCCcctggagctggagctggag ttttgcAAAAAGCATCACTTTGGAATTGACAAATCAGAGAAACTGGTCCAATCTCCCGATGAGTCGAAGTTGATGAAAACCCTAAGTCAGATCAAATCTAATGTGGCTGTCCCCATCAAGAAAAAG TATTCCCCTGCCTTCCAGGTCAAGGAAAACAAAGAGAAGGAACGTATCGAGAGGCGGCTGCTTGACGAGCTGTACAAAATATTTGTGGACTCTGACTCCTTCTACTATAGCCCTACCTATGACCTGACTAACAGCGTGCAGCGCCAAGGAGACTTGCACCAGTCAAATTTGCCCCTCTGGAAACAG GTGGATGATCGGTTCTTCTGGAACAAACACATGATTCAAGATGTCATAGACCTACAG ATCCCAGAAGTAGACCTGTGggtgataccaatcatccaggGCTTTGTCCAAGTGGAGGAACTTGTCGTGAATTATGACACCTCTGATGATGAGCGGAGCAGCCCCGAAACCCCGCCCCAGGAGGTAACCTGTGTCGATGACATCCACCCCCGCTTCACTGTTGCACTCATCTCCAGACGTAGCCGCCATCGTGCAG GGATGCGGTACAAACGCAGGGGAGTGGATACAGATGGCCATGTGGCTAACTACGTGGAGACGGAGCAGTTGATCCACGTGCACAGCCACACTCTGTCCTTTGTGCAGACTCGTGGCTCTGTTCCTGTCTTCTGGAGCCAGGCAGGATACCGCTACAATCCCCGGCCACGCTTGGAGAAAG AAGAAAAGGAGACCATGGTGTACTTTGCCTCTCACTTTGAAGAGCAGCTTAAACTCTACAAGAAACAG GTCATCATCAACTTAGTTGATCAAAGTGGGCGTGAGAAGCTGATTGGTGATGCGTATCTAAAGCAAGTCCTTCTCTACAACAACCCAAAGCTCACCTACGTGTCGTTTGACTTCCACGAGCACTG TCGGGGAATGAAatttgaaaatgtacaaatactgACGGATGCCATCTCTGATATCATCAGTGACATGAAGTGGGCCTG GGTGGACCAAGCTGGAGTCATCTGCAAGCAGGAGGGAATCTTTCGAGTCAATTGCATGGATTGTCTCGACAGGACCAACGTTGTCCAGGCTGCTATTGCTCGGGTGGTGATGGAGCAGCAG CTGAAGAAGTTGGGCGTGATGCCTCCAGAGCAGCCCCTGCCTCTCAAATGTTACAGGATCTACCAGATCATGTGGGCCAACAACGGAGACACCATTAGCAGACAGTATGCTGGAACAGCCGCACTTAAG GGAGATTTTACCAGAACAGGTGAGAGGAAGCTGGCTGGCGTGATGAAAGACGGCGTGAACTCAGCCAACCGCTACTATCTCAACCGCTTCAGGGATGCTTACAGACAAGCAGTCATCG ACCTCATGATGGGCCTGCCTGTGACAGAGGACCTCTACTCCATTTTCAGTAAGGAGAAGGAGCACGaggagaaagaaaaggaaagccaaagAGGTGCTCAGGAACAAGTCAGCCTGCTGTTGCAGACATACATGCAGCTTCTCCTGCCAGACGATGAACGGTTTCACGGCGGTTGGGCTCTCATCAACTGTGACATGAG CCTGATTGATGCCTCGAACAAAGATGTGGATGTGCTCCTGCTTCTGTCCGACAAAGCCTATTACATTGCTTT CTATGATGAAGAAATGGATAAAGTCAACCAATACCAGCGCCTCAATTTAGAGGGCTTGGAAAAGATTGAAATTG GTCCGGAGCCGACGCTGTTCGGCAAGCCAAAGTTCTGCTGCATGCGTCTGCATTACAGGAATGAGGAGACGAGCGGATACTTTCACACGCTTCGAGCGGCCACACGAAATCCCGAAGATGACGGAAAAG ATACGCTGCAATGCATTGCTGAGATGCTTCGCATTACAAAGCAGGCCGGGGGGCTGGACCTGCTGGTGGTGGAAAAGAAGCTGGAGAG GCGTCAGACCAGACCTCATGAAGACATCATGGGAATTCAGAACAAAACCTGCGACCAGGTGCAGGGCAGCTCTGGTCTGGCTCAAGGTAAAAGTTTCCTCCTCAACAAATTCTCCTCTCTGAACCAGAAAGTAAAACAGACCAAGACCAGCGTGAACATCGGCCCCTTCAAGCCCCTCGGGAAGCTAGGAAATTTCTCTAAGCCTGATGTTAAGGTCAATTTCCTCAAGCCGACCATGCACGTCAACCTGTGGAAGTCAGACAGCAGCCTGGAGACATCAGATGGCAACCCCGGCACCGGGACCTTTAAAGATGTCGGTAATGTCAACTACGATCTCTCCGACGACTCGGACTCCTATAATTCTGACCCGGAGCACCCGTGCGCCGGCTCCTTTGAAAACGCGGATTATGTGCTGCCGAGCTGCGGCATCGTAGCATCAAACACTCGCCTGGGCAGTCGCTCCCAGTCCATCGGTAGCGTGGAGCTCAGCATCCCCACTGTGATCCAGGTCAGTGACTGTGAAGGACACGAGGTCAGCGAAGACAAGTCCCCGGGGGCCGCCTCAGTGGCTGAAGAAGCCATTCTCATTGACTTTGGTACTCCCATCGACGCCTACTGCCACCAGTTTGTCCAGGACGCACAGACCAAGCCTGTGGAGGTGTTTGGGGAGCGGCCGTCTGCCTCTGCCCACCCAGTTAAGCCCCTAGTGCCTGTGCAGAATCCAAGCCCGGCGGACCCCAAGCAGCCAAGCACAAAGCAGGAGGAGCCGCATCTCCCCAGGCCGTCCCAGCTTGACGTCCAGTCCACTACCTCTGCGTCCAGTCTCCTCACCGTCCAGAGGCCCACTTCTGCCGTCTCCGGAGGCTCTCAGCGGAGTCTGGGGTCGCAACTGGAGGGCAGCCTCGGCCCTTCACCTGCTGACAGCAATGGCAGCCGGGTCGTGTCCCCTTTTGCCAAGATCAAGAGCTCCATGGTCCAGGTGGCCAGCCTCACCCAGGCGGGGCTCACTCAGGGCATCAACTTTGCCGTGGCGAAGGTCCAAAAGAGTCCAGACCCGGACACGGTCAGCGAAGTCCAGGAGAGTGAGCTGAAGGCAATGTTTACACAGTGCCAGACCAGGATCATTCAGATCTAG
- the inpp5f gene encoding phosphatidylinositide phosphatase SAC2 isoform X2, which translates to MELFQAKDDYILQSGDCALWCSRKDGTMKIRPATDLLLAWNPVCLGLVEGIIGKIQLHTDLPLGLVLIRQKALVGCLPGNHKVYKIIKIAVIPLSDEEPLELELEFCKKHHFGIDKSEKLVQSPDESKLMKTLSQIKSNVAVPIKKKYSPAFQVKENKEKERIERRLLDELYKIFVDSDSFYYSPTYDLTNSVQRQGDLHQSNLPLWKQVDDRFFWNKHMIQDVIDLQIPEVDLWVIPIIQGFVQVEELVVNYDTSDDERSSPETPPQEVTCVDDIHPRFTVALISRRSRHRAGMRYKRRGVDTDGHVANYVETEQLIHVHSHTLSFVQTRGSVPVFWSQAGYRYNPRPRLEKEKETMVYFASHFEEQLKLYKKQVIINLVDQSGREKLIGDAYLKQVLLYNNPKLTYVSFDFHEHCRGMKFENVQILTDAISDIISDMKWAWVDQAGVICKQEGIFRVNCMDCLDRTNVVQAAIARVVMEQQLKKLGVMPPEQPLPLKCYRIYQIMWANNGDTISRQYAGTAALKGDFTRTGERKLAGVMKDGVNSANRYYLNRFRDAYRQAVIDLMMGLPVTEDLYSIFSKEKEHEEKEKESQRGAQEQVSLLLQTYMQLLLPDDERFHGGWALINCDMSLIDASNKDVDVLLLLSDKAYYIAFYDEEMDKVNQYQRLNLEGLEKIEIGPEPTLFGKPKFCCMRLHYRNEETSGYFHTLRAATRNPEDDGKDTLQCIAEMLRITKQAGGLDLLVVEKKLERRQTRPHEDIMGIQNKTCDQVQGSSGLAQGKSFLLNKFSSLNQKVKQTKTSVNIGPFKPLGKLGNFSKPDVKVNFLKPTMHVNLWKSDSSLETSDGNPGTGTFKDVGNVNYDLSDDSDSYNSDPEHPCAGSFENADYVLPSCGIVASNTRLGSRSQSIGSVELSIPTVIQVSDCEGHEVSEDKSPGAASVAEEAILIDFGTPIDAYCHQFVQDAQTKPVEVFGERPSASAHPVKPLVPVQNPSPADPKQPSTKQEEPHLPRPSQLDVQSTTSASSLLTVQRPTSAVSGGSQRSLGSQLEGSLGPSPADSNGSRVVSPFAKIKSSMVQVASLTQAGLTQGINFAVAKVQKSPDPDTVSEVQESELKAMFTQCQTRIIQI; encoded by the exons ATGGAGCTGTTCCAAGCCAAGGACGATTATATTCTTCAGAGCGGGGACTGTGCTCTGTGGTGTAGCCGAAAAGACGGTACCATGAAGATCAGACCTG CAACAGACCTGCTTCTCGCTTGGAACCCAGTCTGTTTAGGTCTGGTGGAAGGTATTATAGGAAAGATCCAGCTTCACACAG ATCTTCCTCTTGGCCTTGTCTTAATCAGACAGAAAGCACTTGTTGGTTGTTTGCCAGGCAACCACAAAGTCTACAAAATCATCAAGATAGCAGTCATTCCACTGTCTGATGAGGAGCCcctggagctggagctggag ttttgcAAAAAGCATCACTTTGGAATTGACAAATCAGAGAAACTGGTCCAATCTCCCGATGAGTCGAAGTTGATGAAAACCCTAAGTCAGATCAAATCTAATGTGGCTGTCCCCATCAAGAAAAAG TATTCCCCTGCCTTCCAGGTCAAGGAAAACAAAGAGAAGGAACGTATCGAGAGGCGGCTGCTTGACGAGCTGTACAAAATATTTGTGGACTCTGACTCCTTCTACTATAGCCCTACCTATGACCTGACTAACAGCGTGCAGCGCCAAGGAGACTTGCACCAGTCAAATTTGCCCCTCTGGAAACAG GTGGATGATCGGTTCTTCTGGAACAAACACATGATTCAAGATGTCATAGACCTACAG ATCCCAGAAGTAGACCTGTGggtgataccaatcatccaggGCTTTGTCCAAGTGGAGGAACTTGTCGTGAATTATGACACCTCTGATGATGAGCGGAGCAGCCCCGAAACCCCGCCCCAGGAGGTAACCTGTGTCGATGACATCCACCCCCGCTTCACTGTTGCACTCATCTCCAGACGTAGCCGCCATCGTGCAG GGATGCGGTACAAACGCAGGGGAGTGGATACAGATGGCCATGTGGCTAACTACGTGGAGACGGAGCAGTTGATCCACGTGCACAGCCACACTCTGTCCTTTGTGCAGACTCGTGGCTCTGTTCCTGTCTTCTGGAGCCAGGCAGGATACCGCTACAATCCCCGGCCACGCTTGGAGAAAG AAAAGGAGACCATGGTGTACTTTGCCTCTCACTTTGAAGAGCAGCTTAAACTCTACAAGAAACAG GTCATCATCAACTTAGTTGATCAAAGTGGGCGTGAGAAGCTGATTGGTGATGCGTATCTAAAGCAAGTCCTTCTCTACAACAACCCAAAGCTCACCTACGTGTCGTTTGACTTCCACGAGCACTG TCGGGGAATGAAatttgaaaatgtacaaatactgACGGATGCCATCTCTGATATCATCAGTGACATGAAGTGGGCCTG GGTGGACCAAGCTGGAGTCATCTGCAAGCAGGAGGGAATCTTTCGAGTCAATTGCATGGATTGTCTCGACAGGACCAACGTTGTCCAGGCTGCTATTGCTCGGGTGGTGATGGAGCAGCAG CTGAAGAAGTTGGGCGTGATGCCTCCAGAGCAGCCCCTGCCTCTCAAATGTTACAGGATCTACCAGATCATGTGGGCCAACAACGGAGACACCATTAGCAGACAGTATGCTGGAACAGCCGCACTTAAG GGAGATTTTACCAGAACAGGTGAGAGGAAGCTGGCTGGCGTGATGAAAGACGGCGTGAACTCAGCCAACCGCTACTATCTCAACCGCTTCAGGGATGCTTACAGACAAGCAGTCATCG ACCTCATGATGGGCCTGCCTGTGACAGAGGACCTCTACTCCATTTTCAGTAAGGAGAAGGAGCACGaggagaaagaaaaggaaagccaaagAGGTGCTCAGGAACAAGTCAGCCTGCTGTTGCAGACATACATGCAGCTTCTCCTGCCAGACGATGAACGGTTTCACGGCGGTTGGGCTCTCATCAACTGTGACATGAG CCTGATTGATGCCTCGAACAAAGATGTGGATGTGCTCCTGCTTCTGTCCGACAAAGCCTATTACATTGCTTT CTATGATGAAGAAATGGATAAAGTCAACCAATACCAGCGCCTCAATTTAGAGGGCTTGGAAAAGATTGAAATTG GTCCGGAGCCGACGCTGTTCGGCAAGCCAAAGTTCTGCTGCATGCGTCTGCATTACAGGAATGAGGAGACGAGCGGATACTTTCACACGCTTCGAGCGGCCACACGAAATCCCGAAGATGACGGAAAAG ATACGCTGCAATGCATTGCTGAGATGCTTCGCATTACAAAGCAGGCCGGGGGGCTGGACCTGCTGGTGGTGGAAAAGAAGCTGGAGAG GCGTCAGACCAGACCTCATGAAGACATCATGGGAATTCAGAACAAAACCTGCGACCAGGTGCAGGGCAGCTCTGGTCTGGCTCAAGGTAAAAGTTTCCTCCTCAACAAATTCTCCTCTCTGAACCAGAAAGTAAAACAGACCAAGACCAGCGTGAACATCGGCCCCTTCAAGCCCCTCGGGAAGCTAGGAAATTTCTCTAAGCCTGATGTTAAGGTCAATTTCCTCAAGCCGACCATGCACGTCAACCTGTGGAAGTCAGACAGCAGCCTGGAGACATCAGATGGCAACCCCGGCACCGGGACCTTTAAAGATGTCGGTAATGTCAACTACGATCTCTCCGACGACTCGGACTCCTATAATTCTGACCCGGAGCACCCGTGCGCCGGCTCCTTTGAAAACGCGGATTATGTGCTGCCGAGCTGCGGCATCGTAGCATCAAACACTCGCCTGGGCAGTCGCTCCCAGTCCATCGGTAGCGTGGAGCTCAGCATCCCCACTGTGATCCAGGTCAGTGACTGTGAAGGACACGAGGTCAGCGAAGACAAGTCCCCGGGGGCCGCCTCAGTGGCTGAAGAAGCCATTCTCATTGACTTTGGTACTCCCATCGACGCCTACTGCCACCAGTTTGTCCAGGACGCACAGACCAAGCCTGTGGAGGTGTTTGGGGAGCGGCCGTCTGCCTCTGCCCACCCAGTTAAGCCCCTAGTGCCTGTGCAGAATCCAAGCCCGGCGGACCCCAAGCAGCCAAGCACAAAGCAGGAGGAGCCGCATCTCCCCAGGCCGTCCCAGCTTGACGTCCAGTCCACTACCTCTGCGTCCAGTCTCCTCACCGTCCAGAGGCCCACTTCTGCCGTCTCCGGAGGCTCTCAGCGGAGTCTGGGGTCGCAACTGGAGGGCAGCCTCGGCCCTTCACCTGCTGACAGCAATGGCAGCCGGGTCGTGTCCCCTTTTGCCAAGATCAAGAGCTCCATGGTCCAGGTGGCCAGCCTCACCCAGGCGGGGCTCACTCAGGGCATCAACTTTGCCGTGGCGAAGGTCCAAAAGAGTCCAGACCCGGACACGGTCAGCGAAGTCCAGGAGAGTGAGCTGAAGGCAATGTTTACACAGTGCCAGACCAGGATCATTCAGATCTAG
- the inpp5f gene encoding phosphatidylinositide phosphatase SAC2 isoform X3, with translation MELFQAKDDYILQSGDCALWCSRKDGTMKIRPATDLLLAWNPVCLGLVEGIIGKIQLHTDLPLGLVLIRQKALVGCLPGNHKVYKIIKIAVIPLSDEEPLELELEFCKKHHFGIDKSEKLVQSPDESKLMKTLSQIKSNVAVPIKKKVKENKEKERIERRLLDELYKIFVDSDSFYYSPTYDLTNSVQRQGDLHQSNLPLWKQVDDRFFWNKHMIQDVIDLQIPEVDLWVIPIIQGFVQVEELVVNYDTSDDERSSPETPPQEVTCVDDIHPRFTVALISRRSRHRAGMRYKRRGVDTDGHVANYVETEQLIHVHSHTLSFVQTRGSVPVFWSQAGYRYNPRPRLEKEEKETMVYFASHFEEQLKLYKKQVIINLVDQSGREKLIGDAYLKQVLLYNNPKLTYVSFDFHEHCRGMKFENVQILTDAISDIISDMKWAWVDQAGVICKQEGIFRVNCMDCLDRTNVVQAAIARVVMEQQLKKLGVMPPEQPLPLKCYRIYQIMWANNGDTISRQYAGTAALKGDFTRTGERKLAGVMKDGVNSANRYYLNRFRDAYRQAVIDLMMGLPVTEDLYSIFSKEKEHEEKEKESQRGAQEQVSLLLQTYMQLLLPDDERFHGGWALINCDMSLIDASNKDVDVLLLLSDKAYYIAFYDEEMDKVNQYQRLNLEGLEKIEIGPEPTLFGKPKFCCMRLHYRNEETSGYFHTLRAATRNPEDDGKDTLQCIAEMLRITKQAGGLDLLVVEKKLERRQTRPHEDIMGIQNKTCDQVQGSSGLAQGKSFLLNKFSSLNQKVKQTKTSVNIGPFKPLGKLGNFSKPDVKVNFLKPTMHVNLWKSDSSLETSDGNPGTGTFKDVGNVNYDLSDDSDSYNSDPEHPCAGSFENADYVLPSCGIVASNTRLGSRSQSIGSVELSIPTVIQVSDCEGHEVSEDKSPGAASVAEEAILIDFGTPIDAYCHQFVQDAQTKPVEVFGERPSASAHPVKPLVPVQNPSPADPKQPSTKQEEPHLPRPSQLDVQSTTSASSLLTVQRPTSAVSGGSQRSLGSQLEGSLGPSPADSNGSRVVSPFAKIKSSMVQVASLTQAGLTQGINFAVAKVQKSPDPDTVSEVQESELKAMFTQCQTRIIQI, from the exons ATGGAGCTGTTCCAAGCCAAGGACGATTATATTCTTCAGAGCGGGGACTGTGCTCTGTGGTGTAGCCGAAAAGACGGTACCATGAAGATCAGACCTG CAACAGACCTGCTTCTCGCTTGGAACCCAGTCTGTTTAGGTCTGGTGGAAGGTATTATAGGAAAGATCCAGCTTCACACAG ATCTTCCTCTTGGCCTTGTCTTAATCAGACAGAAAGCACTTGTTGGTTGTTTGCCAGGCAACCACAAAGTCTACAAAATCATCAAGATAGCAGTCATTCCACTGTCTGATGAGGAGCCcctggagctggagctggag ttttgcAAAAAGCATCACTTTGGAATTGACAAATCAGAGAAACTGGTCCAATCTCCCGATGAGTCGAAGTTGATGAAAACCCTAAGTCAGATCAAATCTAATGTGGCTGTCCCCATCAAGAAAAAG GTCAAGGAAAACAAAGAGAAGGAACGTATCGAGAGGCGGCTGCTTGACGAGCTGTACAAAATATTTGTGGACTCTGACTCCTTCTACTATAGCCCTACCTATGACCTGACTAACAGCGTGCAGCGCCAAGGAGACTTGCACCAGTCAAATTTGCCCCTCTGGAAACAG GTGGATGATCGGTTCTTCTGGAACAAACACATGATTCAAGATGTCATAGACCTACAG ATCCCAGAAGTAGACCTGTGggtgataccaatcatccaggGCTTTGTCCAAGTGGAGGAACTTGTCGTGAATTATGACACCTCTGATGATGAGCGGAGCAGCCCCGAAACCCCGCCCCAGGAGGTAACCTGTGTCGATGACATCCACCCCCGCTTCACTGTTGCACTCATCTCCAGACGTAGCCGCCATCGTGCAG GGATGCGGTACAAACGCAGGGGAGTGGATACAGATGGCCATGTGGCTAACTACGTGGAGACGGAGCAGTTGATCCACGTGCACAGCCACACTCTGTCCTTTGTGCAGACTCGTGGCTCTGTTCCTGTCTTCTGGAGCCAGGCAGGATACCGCTACAATCCCCGGCCACGCTTGGAGAAAG AAGAAAAGGAGACCATGGTGTACTTTGCCTCTCACTTTGAAGAGCAGCTTAAACTCTACAAGAAACAG GTCATCATCAACTTAGTTGATCAAAGTGGGCGTGAGAAGCTGATTGGTGATGCGTATCTAAAGCAAGTCCTTCTCTACAACAACCCAAAGCTCACCTACGTGTCGTTTGACTTCCACGAGCACTG TCGGGGAATGAAatttgaaaatgtacaaatactgACGGATGCCATCTCTGATATCATCAGTGACATGAAGTGGGCCTG GGTGGACCAAGCTGGAGTCATCTGCAAGCAGGAGGGAATCTTTCGAGTCAATTGCATGGATTGTCTCGACAGGACCAACGTTGTCCAGGCTGCTATTGCTCGGGTGGTGATGGAGCAGCAG CTGAAGAAGTTGGGCGTGATGCCTCCAGAGCAGCCCCTGCCTCTCAAATGTTACAGGATCTACCAGATCATGTGGGCCAACAACGGAGACACCATTAGCAGACAGTATGCTGGAACAGCCGCACTTAAG GGAGATTTTACCAGAACAGGTGAGAGGAAGCTGGCTGGCGTGATGAAAGACGGCGTGAACTCAGCCAACCGCTACTATCTCAACCGCTTCAGGGATGCTTACAGACAAGCAGTCATCG ACCTCATGATGGGCCTGCCTGTGACAGAGGACCTCTACTCCATTTTCAGTAAGGAGAAGGAGCACGaggagaaagaaaaggaaagccaaagAGGTGCTCAGGAACAAGTCAGCCTGCTGTTGCAGACATACATGCAGCTTCTCCTGCCAGACGATGAACGGTTTCACGGCGGTTGGGCTCTCATCAACTGTGACATGAG CCTGATTGATGCCTCGAACAAAGATGTGGATGTGCTCCTGCTTCTGTCCGACAAAGCCTATTACATTGCTTT CTATGATGAAGAAATGGATAAAGTCAACCAATACCAGCGCCTCAATTTAGAGGGCTTGGAAAAGATTGAAATTG GTCCGGAGCCGACGCTGTTCGGCAAGCCAAAGTTCTGCTGCATGCGTCTGCATTACAGGAATGAGGAGACGAGCGGATACTTTCACACGCTTCGAGCGGCCACACGAAATCCCGAAGATGACGGAAAAG ATACGCTGCAATGCATTGCTGAGATGCTTCGCATTACAAAGCAGGCCGGGGGGCTGGACCTGCTGGTGGTGGAAAAGAAGCTGGAGAG GCGTCAGACCAGACCTCATGAAGACATCATGGGAATTCAGAACAAAACCTGCGACCAGGTGCAGGGCAGCTCTGGTCTGGCTCAAGGTAAAAGTTTCCTCCTCAACAAATTCTCCTCTCTGAACCAGAAAGTAAAACAGACCAAGACCAGCGTGAACATCGGCCCCTTCAAGCCCCTCGGGAAGCTAGGAAATTTCTCTAAGCCTGATGTTAAGGTCAATTTCCTCAAGCCGACCATGCACGTCAACCTGTGGAAGTCAGACAGCAGCCTGGAGACATCAGATGGCAACCCCGGCACCGGGACCTTTAAAGATGTCGGTAATGTCAACTACGATCTCTCCGACGACTCGGACTCCTATAATTCTGACCCGGAGCACCCGTGCGCCGGCTCCTTTGAAAACGCGGATTATGTGCTGCCGAGCTGCGGCATCGTAGCATCAAACACTCGCCTGGGCAGTCGCTCCCAGTCCATCGGTAGCGTGGAGCTCAGCATCCCCACTGTGATCCAGGTCAGTGACTGTGAAGGACACGAGGTCAGCGAAGACAAGTCCCCGGGGGCCGCCTCAGTGGCTGAAGAAGCCATTCTCATTGACTTTGGTACTCCCATCGACGCCTACTGCCACCAGTTTGTCCAGGACGCACAGACCAAGCCTGTGGAGGTGTTTGGGGAGCGGCCGTCTGCCTCTGCCCACCCAGTTAAGCCCCTAGTGCCTGTGCAGAATCCAAGCCCGGCGGACCCCAAGCAGCCAAGCACAAAGCAGGAGGAGCCGCATCTCCCCAGGCCGTCCCAGCTTGACGTCCAGTCCACTACCTCTGCGTCCAGTCTCCTCACCGTCCAGAGGCCCACTTCTGCCGTCTCCGGAGGCTCTCAGCGGAGTCTGGGGTCGCAACTGGAGGGCAGCCTCGGCCCTTCACCTGCTGACAGCAATGGCAGCCGGGTCGTGTCCCCTTTTGCCAAGATCAAGAGCTCCATGGTCCAGGTGGCCAGCCTCACCCAGGCGGGGCTCACTCAGGGCATCAACTTTGCCGTGGCGAAGGTCCAAAAGAGTCCAGACCCGGACACGGTCAGCGAAGTCCAGGAGAGTGAGCTGAAGGCAATGTTTACACAGTGCCAGACCAGGATCATTCAGATCTAG